The window ATTGAAGAGATGTTCTAAAAATTGTTTGAGGTCTGAGGTTTGAAGTTTGGGTAATCCTGTCACCCCAAACCTCAAACCACAAACTGAAATATTAACGCTTGCTGAACTGGTAGCTACGACGGGCTTTCTTACGGCCTGGCTTCTTACGTTCAACCACACGGGGATCACGACGCAGGAAACCGGCAGCTTTCAGTACCGGACGGTATTCAGGGTTAACTTCCAGCAGGGCACGTGCAATACCCAGCTTGGCAGCTTCAGCCTGGCCTTTAACACCACCACCGGCAGCATTGATCACGATATCGAACTTGTCGATAGCCTCAATTGCCTTCAGGGGAGCTTCTACCTGGTTCTGCAGGTAAACCAGCGGAAAATATACTTTGTAGTCTTTATCGTTTACAGTGATCTTGCCATCGCCCTTGCTGATGAACACGCGGGTCACAGCTTCCTTACGACGACCTAAACCATTTTTTTGCTTTTCCATTTATGTGGAATTTGAATGTTTGTGATTTGTGTTTAACCGGGATTAGAAGGACAGTGCCTTAGGCTGCTGGGCGGTATGCGGATGCTCGGCACCGGCATAAACGAACAGCTTCTTATACATCTTACGACCCAGGCGGTTCTTCGGCAGCATACCTTTAACAGCACGCTCGATCACCACTTCAGGACGACGCTTCAGGAGGTCCTTAGCCAGTTCTTCCTTACGGCCACCAGGATAGCCAGAGAAAGTGTCATAGATCTTCTGCTCCATCTTGTTACCGGTCAGCTTCACCTTATCGGCATTGATCACGATAACGAAATCCCCACAATCAACATGCGGAGTGAAATACGCTTTGTTCTTACCACGCAGAATGGCCGCGATTTTGGCACACATACGACCAACGGTTTGATTGGTACCGTCTACAACATACCAGTTGCGCTGAACGGTAGCCGCATTCGCATGCTTTGTGGTGAAATGTAATTTGCTCATTTGAATTACTTTTAAAAATGTTACCGCCATCCCGGTAACATGGGTTATGAAATAAAACGGAGCGCAAAGTTAGGTAGAGGGATGCCTTCCTTCCAAGAAAATGAGGGCATATTTTTACAGCCACTTATGCAACTAATTGATTTTCAATAAAAATTTTTACAAAGTTTTTATTTTGCCTGCCCAAAGCAGCCACCACAGCCCATTGCGGGGCCCTCAGATCGGCTGATGCAGGCGGGTTAAGGCTTTGATCACTTAAAACTATTACAATGGCAAGTTTAGCCCTGGGAAGAACAAGTTTCGGCGACCCGGCCAATACGGGAAATGTACTTTCGGAAGCGGAAGCCCTCCAGCTCCTGGAGGATTGGGTACCCAATGAACGCCTGCGGCTCCACATGAAGCAGGTAGGGGAAGTTATGAAGCAATGGGCCCTGCAGCGGGAAGGCCTTTCGGCTGTAGAAGCCCATAAATGGTGGCTGGCAGGGGTCCTGCACGATGCCGATTGGGAAAAATATCCCAACGACCACTGCCGCATGATCATCGAGGAACTGGAACGCAGGAATATCGACCCGGCCATTATCCGGACCATCGCCTGCCACGGACCCCGGCATTTTGGGGTGGAACCAGAAACCACCATGGAAAAGATGATCTATGTTTTCGATGAACTGTCGGGATTCATCCATGCAGCCGCCCTGATCCGTCCCACCCGCTACGAGGGTATGGACGTGAAGAGCGTACAGAAAAAGCTGAAGACCCCCTCCTTCGCCGCCCAGGTCAGCCGCGAAGAAATTGATGATGCCATCAGCAGGATCGACGCCAGCCAGGAGGAGATAATTGGGTTTATTATCGCCAACCAGGGGAGGATGTGAGGATGTGGAGATGTGGAGATGTGACTTTTACGCCAACCATAAGTAAGCCGGCATTTAAATAAAGAGGCTGCCTCTTTTGAGACAGCCTCTTAAGACTAAAAACACTGACTGCTTAGCTTACTGTAGGGTTACGGTTCCCCTGTATTCATCGAGTGTAACAGTATAGATCTTATCAGCATCACCGGCATTGCCAGGCACTTTGAAGTTGTTGCCACCTTCCCACTTGATGGTTCCACCACCATTGTCTTCGTAGTCAAACGCACCCCAATCGTTGCCGGCCAGGAACTTGAAGTCCTTGCCTGCCTTCAGCTTGATGGAAAGGGTCCAACGGCCATCGCCCAGGTAGGTCATATTGGGCGAACCGCCGGGATTCCACTGGGGAAAATCAGCAAGGCCATCGCCAACGATCTTCATCACCTGAACGAAAGGCTCAAGGGTATACGTAATGTTCTTGGGATCAGTAGCATTTACTGCCAGGCGGTACTTACCGGCTGTTGCAGGACCAGGTATATTGTTCTCACCCTGCTCCACCAGCACATTCGTGGTTCCAGACTTCAGGCCGAAATCATGGGGTCCACGGAGACTGCCATCAGGCCAGTTGTTGAAATCGATGAGCTTGAACTCACCACCGCCAACGAAATCAACGATTCCAACAAACCTGTTGATCACGCTGGTACCGAGGGCCTGTGAAGGGAAAGCTGCACCGGGATTCCAGCTGGCAGGGGT is drawn from Flavihumibacter rivuli and contains these coding sequences:
- the rpsI gene encoding 30S ribosomal protein S9, with the protein product MEKQKNGLGRRKEAVTRVFISKGDGKITVNDKDYKVYFPLVYLQNQVEAPLKAIEAIDKFDIVINAAGGGVKGQAEAAKLGIARALLEVNPEYRPVLKAAGFLRRDPRVVERKKPGRKKARRSYQFSKR
- the rplM gene encoding 50S ribosomal protein L13: MSKLHFTTKHANAATVQRNWYVVDGTNQTVGRMCAKIAAILRGKNKAYFTPHVDCGDFVIVINADKVKLTGNKMEQKIYDTFSGYPGGRKEELAKDLLKRRPEVVIERAVKGMLPKNRLGRKMYKKLFVYAGAEHPHTAQQPKALSF
- a CDS encoding hydrolase, which translates into the protein MASLALGRTSFGDPANTGNVLSEAEALQLLEDWVPNERLRLHMKQVGEVMKQWALQREGLSAVEAHKWWLAGVLHDADWEKYPNDHCRMIIEELERRNIDPAIIRTIACHGPRHFGVEPETTMEKMIYVFDELSGFIHAAALIRPTRYEGMDVKSVQKKLKTPSFAAQVSREEIDDAISRIDASQEEIIGFIIANQGRM